A part of Ammospiza caudacuta isolate bAmmCau1 chromosome 7, bAmmCau1.pri, whole genome shotgun sequence genomic DNA contains:
- the LOC131560138 gene encoding olfactory receptor 14A16-like gives MSNSSSISHFLLLALADTRQLQLLHFCLLLGISLAALLGNGLIISAIACGHHLHTPMFFFLLNLALSDLGMICTTVPKAMHNSLWDTSTISYSGCAAQLFFCVFFMSLEVSLLTIMCYDRYVSICKPLHYGTLVGSRACAHMAAAAWACAFLYSLLHTANTFSLPLCHGNALDQFFCEIPQILKLSCSNSYLRELGLLALSVCVASSCFVFIVFSYVQIFRAVLRIPSEQGRHKAFSTCLPHLAVVSLFLSTGFFAYLKPPSISSPSLDLALSVLYSVVPPALNPLIYSLRNQELKAAVWRLVTGQYQKH, from the coding sequence atgtccaacagcagctccatcagccacttcctcctgctggcattggcagacacgcggcagctgcagctcctgcacttctgcctcttgctgggcatctccctggctgcccttctgggcaacggcctcatcatcagtgccatagcctgcggccaccacctgcacacgcccatgttcttcttcctgctcaacctggccctcagcgacctgggcatgatctgcaccactgtccccaaagccatgcacaattccctgtGGGATACCAGCACCATCTcctactcaggatgtgctgcacagctctttttttgtgtgtttttcatGTCATTAGAGGTttccctcctgaccatcatgtgctatgaccgctacgtgtccatctgcaaacccctgcactatgGGACCCTcgtgggcagcagagcttgtgcccacatggcagcagctgcctgggcatgtgcctttctctattcactgctgcacacagccaatacattttccctgcccctgtgccatggcaatgccctggacCAGTTCTTTTGTGAAATCCCTCAGAttctcaagctctcctgctccaattCCTACCTCAGGGAACTTGGGCTTCTTGCTCTAAGTGTCTGTGTAGCCTCAAGCTgctttgtgttcattgttttctcctatgtgcagatcttcagggccgtgctgaggatcccctctgagcagggacggcacaaagccttttccacctgcctccctcacctggctgttgTCTCCCTGTTTCTCAGCACTGGCTTTTTTGcctacctgaagcccccctccatctcctccccatcccttgatctggccctgtcagttctgtattcggtggtgcctccagccctgaaccccctcatctacagcctgagaaaccaggagctcaaggctgcagtgtggagattGGTGACTGGACAAtatcagaaacattaa